The Bdellovibrio bacteriovorus W nucleotide sequence CCCTTGGCCCTAATTTCTTTCAAAGAAACCAAGTGGGTGAACTGATGAGCTTACTCACCAATGACGTGCAGTCGTTCCGTCAAGCCATCGGCCCAGGGCTTTTAATTCTGGCGGACGGAATTATCATTATCGCAGTGGTCCTTCCCATCATGGCGAGCTTGAGCTGGTCTTGGACATGGAAGACTTTGGTGTTCCTTCCGTTGGTTCCGTTTTTAATTTGGAAAGTGATGCGTCTGATCCATGCTAATTATCGTATCCAACAGGATCGTTTTTCTGAGCTCACAGGTGTTGCCCAAGAAACAGTGGGCGGCATTCGTGTCATAAAGAGCTTTTCGCAAGAGGACAACCGCACTCAGCTCTTTAACTCCGTCAGCTCTGCCTTTGAAAAAGCCTGCAATAAAGTGGCGCGTATTGACGCTTACTTTATCCCCATCATGGAGTTCGGAGTCACTTCTGGAAGTGTCATTCTTTTATTTATCGCCAAAGATGATTTATTTACAGGTGCGGTGAGCATCGGAACCTTCGTGGCCTTTCATCGCTATATCCAAAAAATGGTATGGCCAATGACTGCTTTGGGCATGGGGTTTTCATATTTCCAGAAAGGCTATGCATCCTTTGACCGTATCAAGAAAGTTTTAAGCACTGACACAGATATTCCAGATAGTGGTGATCTTGATCTACAAGACTTCAAAGAGCTCGAAGTTCGTAACCTATCTTATAAGCACCCTGGCAGCGAACACTATGTTCTTAAAAATGTCTCTTTCACACTGCGTGCTGGAGAAAGCCTTGGCATCATGGGACCCGTGGGCGCTGGAAAAACAACCTTGCTACATTTGCTGACTCGTATGTATCCCCTTGCTGAAGGTGAAATCCTTATCAACGGCAAGCCGATTGAACTCTACACTCAAGAGTCTTTACGCAAAACATTCTTATTAGTACCTCAAGAGGCCTTTCTATTTAGCGAAACTGTTTCTGAGAATATTAGCTTTGGTCTTTTGGATCGCGCGACAGATGAAGAGACTTTACGCATGACCGAGGTTGTGGATTTAACAAACGAAATTCAATCTCTGCCTCATCAGTTCAACTCTCAGCTAGGTGAACGCGGAGTCAACCTTTCAGGCGGCCAGAAACAACGTCTTACGATTGCTCGTGGTTTGATTATGCAGACACCTGTTTTAATTCTCGACGACTCATTGAGTGCCGTTGATACCAAAACAGAAAAAGCCATCGAAGAAGAACTCAGTAAAGCTTCAACTCGAAATAGTCGCATCATTGTGGCCCATCGACTGTCTTCACTGAAAGCCATGGATCGCATCTTGATCCTAAAAGATGGCGAAGTCGAAGCTCTTGGCACTCACCAAGAATTGATGAACGTCAGTCCGACCTACCAGACTATTGTTAAAATCCAAGGCCAAGGAGCTTCTCATGAATGATAATTTCATGAATGAGGATCTTGTAAAAACAAAGATCACCTACCCCACTCTATTCAAACGTCTTTGGCCCTATGCTCGCAAAGAAAAGGCATTGTTATTTTCTGCTATCTTCGCTGTAGCTGTAGGAGCGTTGGTCGCGCGCCTTATTCCTGCCCTGATTGGTTATGCCATCGACGAGGGCGTACAGAATAAAAAGTATGAGGTCTTTGCCTTTGTTGTTGGCGCCTACCTAGGTCTCGAGATCCTGCGCTCAATCCTATCGTTTGCAAACGTGTATCTTTTCCAACTCTTTGGAAATCGCATGCTCTTTCATTTGCGTGAAGATCTTATGAGCCACGTACAAAGACTGCCACTACAATTTTTCAACAAAACTCCGACTGGCAGAATTGTGACTCGCCTCACGAACGACGTCATGTCCCTAGGAGAGCTTTTCACCGATGGGGTTATTTCAGTATTTACCCACATGGTTATTATTGTTTCTGTTGTTATCGCGCTAGCATTGATTTCATGGAAACTAACAATTGTAACATTGATACTCGCTCCAATTTTTATTGGAGCCTCGTTTTACCTGAGTAATAAAATTCGTGCGATTCTCAGTGAGCAAAAGAGAAAGCTCTCTGTCATCAATGCTTTCCTTGCAGAAAACTTAAATGGCATCAAGGTGGTTCAGCTTTACAACCGTGCCAATAAGAACCGCCAAAGGTTCGGCGGTCTTTCCGAAGACTATCGCGACACCAATATGCGCTCGATTCGCGCCTATGCCCTCATGCAACCAATCATGAATCTCTTCAACGCGACTACGATTACGAGTGCCCTTTATTTTGGTGGCTATCTTAGCGCACAAGGTTCTATTGCTATCGGAGCATTGGTTGCATATCTGATGAACATTCAAGATTTCATTCCACCTCTGCGTGAGATCCTTGAGAAATACCAACAGTTTCAGAACTCTTTAACCAGTGCTGAGCGTATCTTTACTCTGATGGATGAGTCACAGGAGCATGAGCTTGCGTCAACAGAGCTTTTAGCTCTGCCTAGCGTTCAGGGTGAAATTGAAATTAAAAATTTGAACTTCAGATATGAAGATAATCTCCCCCTGGTCTTAAAAAATATTCAATTAAAAATTACCCCTGGGGAATCCATTGCTCTAGTCGGTCGCACTGGGAGCGGTAAATCGACGTTTATCTCTTTATTACAGCGCTTTTACGATGCTCCCCATGACTCTATTTTTATTGACTCTGTGGCTATCGAAAAACTACCTCGCAGAGATATCCGTCGCATTGTTGGAGTCGTTCAACAGGATAATTATATCTTCAGAGGAACAATTGCCGACAACATTGGCTTAGGGGATGAGCGCATCTCTTCTTCTGCGATTGAAGCGGCCTGCATTAAAACAGGTTACATGAATCTTTTAAAGAAAACGGGGCGCTCTCTAGAAAGTGCTGTTGAAGAACGCGGAGCCAATCTTTCTGTCGGCGAACGTCAGTTGATTTCTTTTGCACGCATCTTAGCTTTTAATCCTGATATTTTGATTCTCGATGAAGCCACAGCGAATATCGACTCGGAAAGCGAAGCGATTATTCAAGCTGCGACTCGCGAAGTGACGAAGGGGCGCACGAGTATTATCATCGCCCATCGCCTGAGTACGATTGAACAATGCAATCGCATTGTCGTATTAGATCAAGGGAACATCATTGAGGTGGGCTCCCATAAAGAGCTTATGGAAGCCAAAGGTCAGTACTATCAATTTGCTTCTCTAGGCTTAAATTCCACAGAGATGGACACATCTGCTGCCGGCACAGCCGACCCATAGAATCGAATCACATTCGTCGCTTCGATATAGTCCCATCCATCTTCTTGACTGCGGGGGATCTCAACTCCCCCTAGTTTCACTCGAATCGAATCTAAGATAGGCTTCTTTGAAAGCTTGTAGTCAGTAATGATCTCATAGATTCGTGCACGGATATTCTTCACGGCTCGGTCTAAGCTTGAGGTACAAATGGATTCTTTAATTCCACCAGAAATATCGGCAAGACCTTTAAAGATATTTCCCACCGAAGAGTAGTCATTAAAGGTTCGGCATGTCGGACTTTCTTCAAGTACTCCGATAAAATTAAATACCCAAGAGCGCGATCCATCCACCCAAGGTGTTTTAATAGAATCCAAAAAGTTTGTAAAGTGCGCCACAGGATTAGAGACAGGGCTATTGTCTTCCTCGTCACTCAATGCAATCACAACTAATAAAGCATCATCGCGCAGAAATCCCTTGCCCTCTTCACTTTGATAGCGTGGAGATAAAACAATCTCCATGGCATCAAGACTGCGTTCAAGATTTGAGCCCATCTCACCAGCAAGCATGCGCGAACGCAGAAGAGCTAACATATTAGGAGTCTTTTGCGTTAGGAATCGAGGATCCCCCAGAAGGCGGCCTCCCGTTTGGGGATTGGTCACTGAAGAAGTCACAACTCCAATATGATAATCCATCTTCAAACTATTCAAGGTTGTCACCAACGAAGGAATTTGTTCATCCAAACTGCGTTGGTGCTTAGCCATGGAAGAGGAGTCATCCACGAGCCAAAGAATATCCACTTTATTATTATAATTAATGGCATTTGAAAAATGATCAGTGTGCTGGGGTAAATCAAACTGAACACCCGAACAGCCCACCACCATGGCCATTATACAAAGTACAAGAATTTGTCTAAACATTGGCATACCCCAAAAAAGCGAAAAGCAGCTCTAGGCTGCTTTTGCTGTGAAGTTCTTTATCGACTCTCGGGCCGACTGACTGAGTGTGGTAAATTTGACTCCATATTTAATAGAGTCCTCAGACTGTGGACCTTTGACATAGCTCTTACTCACTACTTGGCAAACCACGTTGAATGGAGGAACGCCATCCCCGGGTTGGAAGTGCAGGAATAACGACTGTCCTGGCTGCAAGTTTGGACAATCAATCAATACACCCGCCCCGCCAGCACTGATCTCAAGAGCCTTACCTCTAAAGACGGTTTTGTTATTATGCACGATAAGGGAGGCACCATAGTTGGCTCTCGCGTGACGTCGTCTAAAAAAGACCTCTGCCACTTCAATGTCTTTTGAATCCTTCATCGAGCGAATACTGTCGGGATTAAACTCATCAACTTCGGCCACTCTTTTCCATGCAGGAAGTTTGGCGTGCCAAATATAATCAAACTCATAAAGCGCTTTCTCTTGAAGCATTTGAATGAGTTCAAGTTGACAGAATGGACCATAATTATTGCCATCCTTTAGAACAAACCACTCTTTGTCCTTCATTGTATTAAAGGAAATGGTTTGCGCCGGACGACTGGTTGGCCGTTGCGGCATCTGTCTTGTGAGTTGGGCTGCAAAATCAGGATGCTCTAAAAGCATCATCCATTCACCGATGGCCTCATCAAAGACATAGTCTGTCCATTGCTGCTCTTGAGCCTCGACCTTCTCTAAGATCGCCGCGTGGGTATAAGGCCCGACATGAGTCCCATTGTTTGAAAGATAGTATTGTTTTGTCATTCTATCAAAACTCCTTCACGAAAAAGTATCGGAGTTTTTTTGAAATCACTTAACCACTGGATATTAAAGATTTTTATTTAATTTTTGCGATAAAATGAAGAACTTCTAGCCAGATGTATTTGTAATCTCAAAATGCGATTTTCTATAAACATAATTTTGAATTTTTTTGATCAAGAATTAGTCTCTTCGACCGATAAGATGGGCATG carries:
- a CDS encoding ABC transporter related protein (COG1132 ABC-type multidrug transport system, ATPase and permease components); translation: MHSQDLENTKLFKRPLWFYIKNNPRAFSLGMIFLLATNILDGIYPLILKAAIDQIESQSPLSALGKSCIALLAVMTGLAATRFGWRVHFGRFHTYAAEHIRQKIFRHLTTLGPNFFQRNQVGELMSLLTNDVQSFRQAIGPGLLILADGIIIIAVVLPIMASLSWSWTWKTLVFLPLVPFLIWKVMRLIHANYRIQQDRFSELTGVAQETVGGIRVIKSFSQEDNRTQLFNSVSSAFEKACNKVARIDAYFIPIMEFGVTSGSVILLFIAKDDLFTGAVSIGTFVAFHRYIQKMVWPMTALGMGFSYFQKGYASFDRIKKVLSTDTDIPDSGDLDLQDFKELEVRNLSYKHPGSEHYVLKNVSFTLRAGESLGIMGPVGAGKTTLLHLLTRMYPLAEGEILINGKPIELYTQESLRKTFLLVPQEAFLFSETVSENISFGLLDRATDEETLRMTEVVDLTNEIQSLPHQFNSQLGERGVNLSGGQKQRLTIARGLIMQTPVLILDDSLSAVDTKTEKAIEEELSKASTRNSRIIVAHRLSSLKAMDRILILKDGEVEALGTHQELMNVSPTYQTIVKIQGQGASHE
- a CDS encoding ABC-type multidrug transporter, ATPase and permease protein (COG1132 ABC-type multidrug transport system, ATPase and permease components): MNDNFMNEDLVKTKITYPTLFKRLWPYARKEKALLFSAIFAVAVGALVARLIPALIGYAIDEGVQNKKYEVFAFVVGAYLGLEILRSILSFANVYLFQLFGNRMLFHLREDLMSHVQRLPLQFFNKTPTGRIVTRLTNDVMSLGELFTDGVISVFTHMVIIVSVVIALALISWKLTIVTLILAPIFIGASFYLSNKIRAILSEQKRKLSVINAFLAENLNGIKVVQLYNRANKNRQRFGGLSEDYRDTNMRSIRAYALMQPIMNLFNATTITSALYFGGYLSAQGSIAIGALVAYLMNIQDFIPPLREILEKYQQFQNSLTSAERIFTLMDESQEHELASTELLALPSVQGEIEIKNLNFRYEDNLPLVLKNIQLKITPGESIALVGRTGSGKSTFISLLQRFYDAPHDSIFIDSVAIEKLPRRDIRRIVGVVQQDNYIFRGTIADNIGLGDERISSSAIEAACIKTGYMNLLKKTGRSLESAVEERGANLSVGERQLISFARILAFNPDILILDEATANIDSESEAIIQAATREVTKGRTSIIIAHRLSTIEQCNRIVVLDQGNIIEVGSHKELMEAKGQYYQFASLGLNSTEMDTSAAGTADP